In one window of Romboutsia hominis DNA:
- a CDS encoding heavy-metal-associated domain-containing protein yields MRKKLLIDGMSCGHCVNHLKTALSEDIQGVNVIEVNLEGKYAIVEMDDSVSKDELKSVIEDIGYELVGIE; encoded by the coding sequence ATGAGAAAAAAATTACTTATAGATGGAATGAGCTGTGGACATTGTGTTAATCATTTAAAAACAGCATTAAGTGAAGATATACAAGGTGTAAATGTAATAGAAGTTAATCTAGAAGGTAAATATGCTATAGTAGAAATGGATGATTCAGTAAGTAAAGATGAATTAAAATCTGTTATAGAAGATATAGGTTATGAATTAGTTGGAATTGAATAA
- a CDS encoding endonuclease/exonuclease/phosphatase family protein gives MICIKIRKIISLACVFICIAISVVIEIVYLPPKKELKVVSYNIHSGLDKNMFPTLFDIIDFLRVCNADIICLQEVNESAKAGFQVSSFKEELKMYSHFGANVTKLGSNYGLVTYSKYPIKYENHIYLSSKREQRGMLHTVVNVKGSKLNIINVHLGLGNEERERQLNELIEFINTLNKEPYIVVGDFNQGNIGVDKNILRDVAIELEKSNILTFATGLDRIDYIFVSNNIEILDYDVLIKSMSDHYPIIAKIRI, from the coding sequence TTGATATGTATAAAAATCAGAAAGATAATAAGTCTTGCATGTGTATTTATATGTATAGCTATAAGTGTAGTTATAGAAATAGTTTATCTTCCACCTAAAAAAGAATTAAAAGTAGTTAGTTACAATATACATAGTGGGCTAGATAAAAATATGTTTCCTACATTATTTGATATTATAGATTTTTTAAGAGTATGTAACGCAGATATTATTTGTCTTCAAGAAGTAAATGAATCTGCTAAGGCTGGATTTCAAGTAAGTAGTTTTAAAGAAGAGTTAAAAATGTATTCTCATTTTGGTGCAAACGTAACAAAACTTGGATCTAATTATGGGTTGGTTACATACTCTAAATATCCTATAAAATATGAAAATCATATATATTTAAGTAGCAAAAGAGAACAACGGGGGATGCTTCATACAGTAGTAAATGTAAAAGGAAGTAAGTTAAATATTATAAACGTACATCTTGGACTTGGGAATGAAGAAAGAGAGAGGCAGCTCAATGAACTTATAGAATTTATAAATACATTAAATAAAGAGCCATATATAGTTGTTGGTGATTTTAATCAAGGCAATATAGGTGTCGATAAAAATATTTTAAGAGATGTAGCTATAGAATTAGAAAAGTCAAACATATTAACCTTTGCAACGGGGCTTGATAGAATAGATTATATATTTGTATCTAATAATATTGAAATATTAGACTATGATGTGTTAATAAAGAGTATGTCAGATCATTACCCTATAATAGCTAAGATAAGGATATAA